From Pseudomonas putida, one genomic window encodes:
- a CDS encoding glycosyltransferase family 4 protein, translating to MRILWTLPYLPWPTTSGSKTRQYHLLRALAQHGHRITLLVQSKIPLNDATREALEPLVERLIVLPRRALHSPLNLLASPIIDYPMRAIINGLAPCLRHRFEQLLDEPWDVIQIEHSYAFQPFEKALQARGLPYMLSEHTLESVMGAACHDRLPLWLRPLNAFDRWRYRRWEQRVLCQPTEVVAVSAHDADLISQISGRPVNVVVNGVDCAYYEQVCPALHSQRLLFVGNFEYGANLEAIEWALEEILPQVWMSNPAVRLAIAGHAMPASWKLHWNDPRIEWLGYRPDLRELQRRSALFFAPLRYAGGSKVKILEAMAAGLPVITTSKGVSGLAVNSGEHYLGSDDGDQLALLITQLLNQPWRMSQLSQAGRQFARQRHDWSVAAQQLETVHMRLTQSAPATAPQPADPWLGRSAK from the coding sequence ATGCGCATACTCTGGACGCTGCCCTACCTGCCTTGGCCAACCACCAGTGGCAGCAAGACCCGGCAATACCACCTGCTACGCGCCCTGGCGCAGCACGGGCATCGGATCACCTTGCTGGTGCAGTCGAAAATCCCGCTGAACGATGCCACCCGCGAAGCGCTGGAGCCCCTGGTCGAACGGCTGATCGTACTCCCCCGCCGAGCCTTGCACAGCCCGCTCAACCTGCTGGCCTCACCGATCATCGACTACCCCATGCGGGCAATCATCAATGGCTTGGCGCCTTGCCTGCGCCACCGCTTCGAGCAATTGCTGGACGAGCCCTGGGACGTGATCCAGATCGAACACAGCTACGCCTTCCAACCCTTCGAAAAAGCCCTGCAGGCCCGCGGCCTGCCCTACATGCTCAGCGAGCACACACTCGAATCGGTGATGGGCGCCGCCTGCCATGACCGCTTGCCACTTTGGCTACGCCCGCTCAACGCGTTCGACCGCTGGCGCTATCGTCGCTGGGAGCAACGCGTACTCTGCCAACCCACCGAAGTGGTGGCGGTGAGCGCCCATGACGCTGACCTCATCAGCCAGATCAGCGGGCGCCCAGTGAACGTTGTGGTCAACGGTGTAGATTGCGCGTATTACGAACAGGTATGCCCGGCGTTGCACAGCCAGCGCCTGCTGTTCGTTGGCAACTTCGAATACGGCGCGAACCTTGAGGCCATCGAATGGGCGCTGGAAGAAATCCTGCCTCAGGTATGGATGAGCAACCCTGCTGTGCGCCTGGCCATCGCCGGGCATGCCATGCCGGCCTCATGGAAGTTGCACTGGAACGATCCCCGCATCGAGTGGTTAGGTTATCGCCCTGACCTTCGCGAACTGCAGCGGCGCTCGGCGCTGTTCTTCGCCCCCCTGCGCTACGCCGGCGGCTCCAAGGTGAAGATTCTCGAAGCCATGGCTGCCGGGCTGCCGGTGATCACCACCAGCAAGGGCGTTTCAGGCCTTGCCGTGAACAGCGGCGAGCATTACCTGGGCAGCGATGACGGTGACCAGTTGGCACTGCTGATTACCCAGTTGCTCAACCAACCCTGGCGCATGAGCCAACTGAGCCAGGCCGGCCGCCAGTTCGCCCGGCAGCGCCATGACTGGAGCGTGGCGGCGCAGCAACTGGAGACCGTGCACATGCGCCTGACCCAGTCAGCGCCTGCCACCGCCCCGCAACCTGCAGACCCGTGGCTTGGGCGTTCAGCCAAGTAG
- the yegS gene encoding lipid kinase YegS, whose product MGKAMLILHGKQAMNEDVRTAVLAQRERGWTLDVRVTWEAGDAQRLVAEALAAGYTHVVAGGGDGTLRDVAEAMGQANTQASLALLPLGTANDFAKAAGVSLQPAEALALLDMPARPIDLGKVGDQMFLNMATGGFGSQVTANTSEDLKKVLGAAAYLFTGLSRFSELQAASVELTGPDFHWQGDLLALGIGNGRQAGGGQVLCGDALVDDGLLDIAILPAPQEVVGALRELLAGEGLFVRARLPWVEIKSSQGLDINLDGEPLKADSLRFEALPAALRLHLPPNSPLLSHPG is encoded by the coding sequence ATGGGTAAGGCAATGTTGATCCTGCACGGCAAGCAGGCGATGAACGAAGATGTGCGCACGGCCGTTCTCGCCCAGCGTGAGCGGGGCTGGACGCTGGATGTGCGGGTGACCTGGGAGGCGGGTGATGCCCAGCGGCTGGTGGCCGAGGCGCTGGCCGCCGGCTACACCCATGTGGTGGCAGGGGGGGGCGACGGTACTTTGCGTGATGTTGCCGAAGCCATGGGGCAGGCGAACACGCAGGCCAGCCTGGCACTGCTGCCGTTGGGTACCGCCAACGATTTCGCCAAGGCCGCGGGCGTGTCATTGCAGCCGGCTGAGGCCCTGGCGCTGCTGGACATGCCGGCTCGGCCAATCGATTTGGGCAAGGTTGGCGACCAGATGTTTCTGAACATGGCCACCGGCGGGTTCGGCAGTCAGGTCACTGCCAACACCTCCGAGGACCTGAAGAAGGTACTGGGCGCAGCGGCTTACTTGTTTACCGGGCTGTCGCGCTTCAGTGAGTTGCAGGCCGCGTCTGTGGAGCTGACAGGCCCGGACTTCCACTGGCAGGGTGACTTGCTGGCGCTGGGCATCGGCAATGGTCGCCAGGCAGGTGGTGGCCAGGTTTTGTGTGGCGATGCCTTGGTGGATGACGGCCTGCTCGACATCGCTATCCTGCCGGCACCGCAAGAAGTGGTAGGGGCACTGCGTGAGCTGCTGGCGGGTGAAGGGCTGTTCGTTCGGGCTCGCTTGCCTTGGGTCGAGATCAAGAGTTCCCAAGGCCTGGACATCAACCTCGACGGTGAGCCGCTAAAGGCTGACAGCCTGCGCTTCGAGGCCCTGCCTGCGGCGCTGCGTTTGCACCTGCCGCCAAATTCGCCGCTGCTCAGTCATCCAGGCTGA
- a CDS encoding response regulator, with protein MTCRLLLVDDHSLIRAGVRALVSDIPGYTVVGEADDGGQLLEQAQQLAPDIVLLDISMRMTSGLDALTLLRASGNPCKVLILSMHTDPDLIMRALESGAHGYLLKDATAMELEQALAALRSGERYLSPAIAHTVINQALMRAQQGKQPNIDRHNLTARQLEILRLIVRGKSTREIAAGLALSIKTVETHRSQIMKRLQIYDVAGLVLFAVREKIISLDD; from the coding sequence ATGACCTGTAGACTGCTGCTGGTCGATGACCATTCGCTGATCCGAGCCGGGGTACGTGCCTTGGTGTCTGATATCCCCGGCTACACCGTGGTCGGCGAAGCCGACGATGGCGGCCAACTGCTCGAGCAAGCTCAGCAACTGGCGCCCGACATCGTATTGCTCGACATCTCCATGCGCATGACCAGCGGCCTCGATGCGCTCACCTTGCTGCGCGCCTCAGGCAACCCTTGCAAAGTGCTGATCCTGTCCATGCACACCGACCCGGACCTGATCATGCGCGCCCTGGAAAGCGGCGCCCACGGCTACCTGCTCAAAGATGCCACCGCAATGGAGCTGGAGCAGGCACTGGCAGCGCTGCGCAGTGGCGAGCGCTACCTCAGCCCGGCCATCGCCCACACGGTGATCAACCAGGCACTCATGCGTGCCCAGCAGGGCAAGCAGCCGAACATCGACCGCCATAACCTCACTGCGCGGCAGCTGGAAATCCTGCGCCTGATCGTACGGGGCAAATCCACCCGCGAGATCGCTGCCGGCCTTGCCCTGTCGATCAAAACGGTGGAAACCCATCGCTCGCAGATCATGAAACGCCTGCAGATCTACGACGTTGCGGGGCTGGTACTGTTCGCCGTGCGCGAGAAAATCATCAGCCTGGATGACTGA
- a CDS encoding sensor histidine kinase codes for MLPRLKNALRCRSLSAALRWATAVLCVASLFANLLLFTAGHAIPASLMLLQLIAMCGVGWHLSLGARSISLRPAELADRMLKVQESERQHLSRELHDDIGQLLTAAKLQLEWLQRRLPSDLQAQCGTLRSTLDDTLSKVRDVSAILNPRQLASLGLEASLRAHLVRTLASTDMHWSLECHQRLGGIGEEVSMAAFRITQEAVTNILRHAKARNLIIRLQRSPAGLSLSIEDDGQGFIPAANPAEAGQRGMAGMQERATALQGTLKITSQLGLGTRIEVLFPWTPRTDERARTPAIQ; via the coding sequence ATGCTCCCACGCTTGAAAAATGCCCTGCGTTGCCGCTCCCTCTCCGCTGCATTGCGCTGGGCGACCGCGGTGCTGTGCGTGGCGTCACTATTTGCCAACCTGCTGCTGTTCACCGCCGGGCATGCCATACCGGCGAGCCTGATGTTGTTACAGCTGATAGCAATGTGCGGGGTCGGCTGGCACCTGAGCCTAGGGGCCAGGTCTATCAGCTTGCGCCCGGCAGAGCTGGCCGATCGTATGCTCAAAGTCCAGGAAAGCGAACGCCAGCACCTGAGCCGGGAACTGCATGACGACATTGGCCAACTGCTGACCGCCGCCAAATTGCAGCTGGAGTGGTTGCAGCGGCGGCTGCCAAGCGATCTGCAGGCCCAATGCGGCACCCTGCGCAGCACACTCGATGACACGCTGAGCAAAGTGCGCGACGTCTCTGCAATCCTCAACCCACGGCAGCTGGCAAGCCTTGGCCTGGAAGCCAGCCTGCGTGCACATCTGGTGCGCACGCTCGCAAGCACAGACATGCATTGGAGCCTGGAGTGCCATCAAAGGCTGGGTGGCATTGGCGAGGAGGTGAGCATGGCTGCTTTTCGCATCACCCAAGAGGCGGTCACCAACATATTGCGCCATGCCAAGGCGCGCAACCTGATCATCCGCCTGCAGCGCAGCCCCGCCGGCCTGAGCTTGTCGATAGAGGACGATGGCCAGGGCTTCATCCCCGCCGCCAATCCCGCCGAGGCAGGCCAGCGCGGCATGGCGGGCATGCAGGAGCGTGCCACAGCACTGCAGGGCACGCTGAAAATCACCAGCCAGCTGGGCCTGGGCACCCGCATCGAGGTCTTGTTCCCATGGACACCCCGCACCGATGAACGCGCCAGGACACCTGCTATCCAATGA